The Nostoc sp. 'Lobaria pulmonaria (5183) cyanobiont' DNA window GATGCTAGAGAGTTACCATAAGCAGTTTGCAGAGGTATGGGTGCATCCGGGTACTGATCCTAAGACCTTAAAGATATCCTCAGATACTATGGTTAAGGATAGATATGGTAATCCTTTATTCCTAGACCTAACAGACCCCGATAGCTTAGAAAGGCTTTGCTCTAGAGGTTTTATTCTAGTTAATGATTTTAAGCCTTTCCCCCAGTGGGATGAGCTAGCCTCCATCTTATTTGGTACTAAAGACCCGCTACACCAAAAAATGATCGAAGTGTTCTTGATAGGGGCGGCGGCAAGGGCAGTTAAACCAGGAGAAAAACTAGATACCATACTGGTATTAAAGTCTGATCAGGGGTTAGCAAAAACCAGCTTTTTTAAGGCTATTGGGGGGGAATATTTTGTCTCCATAGAAGATGTAACATCTGTTGAAACCACTAGACTATTACAGAAAGGTTGGATAGGGGAACTTGGGGAACTAGAGGGGATTACCAGAAAGTCTGATGTGGAAAGTCTAAAGCACTGGGCTACCAAAGAAGAAGACCACCTGCGGGTTATGCATACAGAGGATATCCCAGTTAGACCTAGACATATTGCCTTCGGAGGTACTTGTAACTCTGAGGAGATCCTTAAGGATACTACTGGGAACCGAAGGTTTACTATCATACCTGTAACCCAATCCATACCCCTAGATTGGTTTGGACAGCATAGAGCGCATATCTTAGCTACTGCTTACCATAAATACCAAGAACATATTAAAGCTGGTACTCCTTGGTGGTTTACAAAGGAGTGGGAAGCCAAGTCAGAGGCACAGAATGCTAACTTCATGGAGAAGTCGCAGTATGAGGATAGCTTAGTTATGTTACTGGCTTCATTAGAAAGTAAACACATTAGAGAGGGATCGGCTGGTAATATACTGGGCATCGGGTTTACTCTACCGGACATTATGGAGGGTGTTGGCATACCACTAGGCGCACAGAAGACTGGTAGACAAGATGCCAAAATAGCCAAGTTACTTGAGGGATTGGGTTATCAGAAAAAGAAGACCAGAGTACTTGGTTTAAATACCCCGATAACCCAGTGGACTAAACCGGAGGTAAACAAGGAT harbors:
- a CDS encoding VapE domain-containing protein, with product MLHYNSDTDNKSTLGFDDDHSGIDIDSDGTTEFKLSVIKNAGILGNDIPDGGDMSRCADPKDRGRIKGARVMAKQMIKGAEDKPQMFWKLFETVYSGVRFNSWKQTYEVGGEGVSWDSLMCRFEDVVCSRKGSEAFLKSRRRDFENRVGFNPVKEMLESYHKQFAEVWVHPGTDPKTLKISSDTMVKDRYGNPLFLDLTDPDSLERLCSRGFILVNDFKPFPQWDELASILFGTKDPLHQKMIEVFLIGAAARAVKPGEKLDTILVLKSDQGLAKTSFFKAIGGEYFVSIEDVTSVETTRLLQKGWIGELGELEGITRKSDVESLKHWATKEEDHLRVMHTEDIPVRPRHIAFGGTCNSEEILKDTTGNRRFTIIPVTQSIPLDWFGQHRAHILATAYHKYQEHIKAGTPWWFTKEWEAKSEAQNANFMEKSQYEDSLVMLLASLESKHIREGSAGNILGIGFTLPDIMEGVGIPLGAQKTGRQDAKIAKLLEGLGYQKKKTRVLGLNTPITQWTKPEVNKDNVKHLGRQEIIDISRTL